TGAGGGGGTCAGAAAAACCGAACAGCAATTTTCTTTTCGCTCAAACGAGTATTATCTCTCACTTATTGACTGGAGTGATGAAAATGATCCAATCCGCCGGATTATAATTCCGTCAGTCGACGAGCTTGACGAAAGAGGAGAATTTGATCCCTCAGCAGAATCTGCAAACATCGTTGTAAAAGGCATACAGCACAAATACAGCCCTACGGCACTTATGATTGTAAGTGAAGTCTGCGGGGGTGTCTGCCGGTACTGCTTTAGAAAGAGAATATTCCTTGATACTGAATCAGAAATAGTAGAGGACAACCACGAAGCCCTGGATTATATAAGAAACAATCCTCAGATATCCAATGTCTTATTAACAGGCGGCGATCCACTGATGCTTAAAACAAAACAGCTTGAGCATATAATTGAGCAGTTAAGAGAGATTGAGCATGTAAAAATTATAAGGATTGGAACCAGAATGCCGGCTTTTAACCCTTACCGTATCCTAAATGATCCGTCTTTTATTGATATGATTAGAAAATACAGCACAAAGGATAAACGGATTTACATGATGACCCATTTCTCTCATGTAAATGAGTTAACAGATGTGGCGCTTGATGCCGTATCAGAACTTATCAGTGCAGGTGCAGTTTTTTCAAACCAGACTCCGATTTTAAGAGGAGTAAATGACAATCCTGAATCATTGGCAAAGCTCTTAAACAAACTGGCCGAAGCCGGAGTTACTCCGTATTATGTGTTCCAGTGCAGGCCGACAAAGGGTAATTTCAAATTTTCTGTCCCGGTTGAAGAGGCGCTTTCGATAATAGAAGAGGCAAAGATGCACTGTTCCGGACTTGCAAAGAGAGTCAGATACATAATGTCTCATAAAACCGGAAAGATTGAGATTCTTGGAAAGGATGAGAAATTCACATACATGAAGTATCACCAGGCGGCAGATATCAACGATTATAAAAAATTCATGGTCTTTAATAAAAATCCAAAAGCACAGTGGCTTGAGGACTACAAAGAGCCTGCAAGTGTATCTAAGATGATTTGAAAAATATCACGAAACTTTTTTTAAATTTATTTTGATCTGATTTAATCACAAAAATAAGAACTTTTGCCAAATGTTTATCCAAAGCATCAGTATCTTTGATTTTAGTATATACAAATTATATTCTCTATGAATTATATTTGCAAATAAAATCTATATAACCAGACATATAGTTACTTTTTAATAACATAATGTAAAACATACTATACGGGGTGAAGCAAATGATAACATTTCTCTTAACTGAAAAGAGAAATCGCTGATCCCCGATTAATCTCTCTTAACCGGAGGGAAAAGTATCATGATATTTGTTCATGAAAAAAATTCATGAAACATTTATTCATGTAAAGTGAGGGCTTTAAAATAAAACAAGAGTGGGAAAAATCGCCCCCCCGCGAAACATCCGTGAAAAATCTAAACATACCGGAATTTATTATTTTCGGGAAATTATGTCCATGAAAATAAGAATCTGATTTTTTACATAGGAAAAACGTTCATGAAATCTATATTTCATGCAACTTTTCAAATGTAAAATTGAGCTCCACACAAAAAAATTGACCAGACCAAAAAGAAAATTAAGTAAAATTCCGCACAGAAAAAAAGATTAAACGATTAAGAACTTGCAGGATATATAGGAAATTTTAGCATTCTATGGGAAGAGAAAGCCTGTAATTTTTTTTCATCAGCCAAATCGTAACCAAAAAAAACAGCCTGATGATTAAAATTTATTGCCAAAATTGTAAAAATTGCGGCAAAAACCCATATATCCTGTTTTCAGATAAAAAAATCAGACTCTGATTTATATTCTTCATGTATATGATGTAAAAATGCTCAAATGAACGCTTTACACCAATTTATCCGGAATTTTATCTAAATTTGTTCATGAGATTATACTTCATTTAACTCTTCATGTAAGTTGCGAAGGAGGCTTCATGCAAAAATCTGATTTGGGCCGGCTGTCAGTTTAAAAAAAAAAGATCCGGCATTTATCAGAACTGATATGATTAGCTTTTGAAGTTTCAAATCATGTTAAAAAAAACGTAAATAGAAATTAAAGCTTAAAATGCCGGTATTCATCACTGCCGGTAAAAATTAAAGAACTATACAGGATACATCTATGAAGCTAAATTTAAGGCATATATTTATCATGCTGATAATTATTGTATCAGCAGTACAGGTAGTGTCTGCAGAAGATGATACATCATCTTCCAGTACAACGTCAGGAACAGCATATTCATACATATCAGTAACATCGGTAGAACAAGACCCGGAAGTCTTAATGTACGGTGATACAGGAACTATCACAGTTACCATAAAAAACACCGGTAGTGAGAGTGTTTCGATAAAAAGAGCCGAACTATACACAAAAGATTTGAATGTCCTAAATGATGATGCATATGATACAGTCGGATATATCGGCGCCGGAAACGAGATGCAGTTCACCTTTACTGTAAAAGCAACCTCGCCGGACGGGATATATTACCCAAGATTTTATCTGGATTTTACAGGCTCAAACAGCTTAAGCTACAGCATTCCTGTAAAGATTGGCAGTACAGGACTTTCAATATCCCTAACAGACGCTCCTGAATACTATCAGGAAGGAAAAAGTGACAAAATAACTCTGACTATTGGAAATCCAAGGGAAAACGGGGTTTCCGGCGTTAGCGTATGTGTTAAGGGAGATGGGATAACATCGACACAATCAAGCCATTTCATAGGTTCTCTTGATGCAGACTCTTCATCAGTTGTATCATTTGATGTAACACCGAACACTGAGACAGATATGATTTTTGAGGTTACTTACTACAATGGAATGAACACCCACACTTCAGAATTATCTGTTCCGGTAGTATTTGGAGAAGATAAAAAAAGTGCAAATCCTGTATTAAACAACGTTGAAATCACAAGTTCCGGTTCTTACCAGACAATATCCGGAGATATAACAAATGCCGGTCTTGAAGATGCAAAATCTGTTGTAGTAACTGTCAAAAGTCCGGCAACAGCGGTTGATCCATATAAATCCTACGTAATCGGAGCACTGGAGGCAGATGACTTTTCAAGCTTTGATGTTACATTTACATCGATATCCGGTGAAATTCCAATCTTAATTTCCTATAAGGATGTGGACGGAAACACATATGAAAAAACAGTAACTGTCAGTTCTGACTCACAATCATCCAAAATATCGGGATCATCCGGCTCTTTTGAAGCATCAGGCCAGAATAACGCCCGGTCAGGCGGCGGATCGGGCGGAATGCCGGGAATGGGAAACATGGGAAGCGGACTTAATTCAATTCCGGTTTTTGAAATTCTGGTTGTCATAATTGCCGGAACAGGTCTTTTCTTCGCAATTAGAAAGGGACTATTTAAAAAAGCTGTTGATTTAGGCAGAGAAAAGTCAGGTATGCTAAAAAAGCGCTGATAAAGGAATAAAACATGTCAGAAAATCCGGTAATAGCGCTTGAAAATGTGACAAAAATATACTCCCTTCCAACCGACGATGTAATTGCGCTTGACAACGTCTCCTTAGAAATTTTTGAAGGGGAGTTTGTCGCAATTATGGGTCCTTCAGGCTCAGGCAAATCGACTCTTTTAAATCAGGTCGGATGCCTTGATGTTCCAACATCCGGAAATCTCTACATCGATGGAAAAGATGTAAAGACTTTAAACGATGATGAACTCACTGATCTTCGAAGGGACAAAATTGGATACATTTTCCAGAAATTCAACTTAATTCCTCTTCTTGACTTAAAAGAGAACGTGGAATATCCGCTTATACTAAAAAACAAAAAAAGAGACGACACCGGATATCCGCAAAAGCTCCTCGAGATGGTCGGACTTGACAGCACGAGGATGTTTCACAGACCAAATGAGATATCGGGCGGACAACAGCAGAGAGTTGCTATTGCACGTGCTTTGGTAAACAGTCCAAAAATTCTGCTCTGTGATGAACCAACCGGAAACCTGGATTCAAAGACAAGTGTCCAGATTATGGAGATGCTTGCTGAGCTGAACCGTCAGGGAAGAACAATAGTCATGGTAACGCATGATGATGATACAGCAAAATACGCACACAGAAGAATTATTTTTGCTGACGGGAGGATAGTCGGATGATTTTGGATGATATCTTCTTTGAACTCTCTGTCAGAAACGTAAGGCTTCACTTTGTCCGTTCTGTTCTGGCCGCAATTGGAATAGTAATTGGTGTTGTTGCGATTACATCAATCGGAATTCTTGGTGCAAACATGACACTTTCAATTACAGATGAGCTTTCAAAGTCAGGAAACATCATTATGGTATCCCCCGGAGGCGGCGGAGGCGGGATGTTTGGAGGCGGAGGTGATGATGAAGATGAGTATATCACCAAAAAACAGCTTCAAAAAATTGAAAAGGCAGTTTCTGGCGGAAACGCCACCAATACAGTGATTGCAATGTATTCAGAGTCTGATACAATCACAATAGGTTCAAAAGAAGGCCGTTCAACAATATATGGCGTTGATATGGCTCAGGTCATGGATATTGTCGATGTAGAAGATGGAAGTTTTCCGACAACCACAAGCGGTGTCGTTGTAGGGCCCTCACTTGCAGAAAGATATGATTTAAAAGTCGGAAGCAGGATTAAAATCGGTGATGAGGACGAAAGCCAGACCACAGTCCGTGTGACAGGAATTTTAGAAGAGAGGGGAATGTCAATGGATTTGAATTCCGATAATGCAATTGTTGCAACGGAAAAGTGGTATACTTCCTTTTACGGCGGCGAATATGAGTATGATCAGGTAAATATTATCGTCGGAGACATTGATGAGATAGATATTTTAGAAGATGCAATTGACCATTCAGTCAATTACAGGGTTGATGAGGAGGATGAGTTAAGAATCCAGGATTCAGGCTCTATGGTTGATACAATATCATCGACAATCAATACAATTGTAATGTTTATGATGGCAATAGGAGCAATATCACTTGTTGTTGCGGCAGTTTCAATCTTTAATGTGATGCTTATGTCAGTTACTGAAAGAATAAAAGAGATTGGAATTTTACGAAGCATTGGAACAAGGCGTTCTGAAATAAGGCGTATGTTTTTGTATGAATCAGCAATACTTGGAATAATTGGTTCAGGTATAGGGGCGGTTTTAAGCTTTATCGGCGGATATTCACTGACCTATATAATGCTTGGAACGACTCAGTATTTCTTCTACCCTTCAAGTATTATGTACGTCCCGATTGGAATGATGATAGGAGTTATTATCTGTGTTATATCAGGTGTATATCCGGCATGGAGCGCCGCAAATATGGATCCGATTGATGCTTTAAGAGCTGACTGACTGGAAAAAC
The genomic region above belongs to Methanomicrobium antiquum and contains:
- a CDS encoding KamA family radical SAM protein produces the protein MNDNYRKKGPKILTRTAEITSLPENEIEGVRKTEQQFSFRSNEYYLSLIDWSDENDPIRRIIIPSVDELDERGEFDPSAESANIVVKGIQHKYSPTALMIVSEVCGGVCRYCFRKRIFLDTESEIVEDNHEALDYIRNNPQISNVLLTGGDPLMLKTKQLEHIIEQLREIEHVKIIRIGTRMPAFNPYRILNDPSFIDMIRKYSTKDKRIYMMTHFSHVNELTDVALDAVSELISAGAVFSNQTPILRGVNDNPESLAKLLNKLAEAGVTPYYVFQCRPTKGNFKFSVPVEEALSIIEEAKMHCSGLAKRVRYIMSHKTGKIEILGKDEKFTYMKYHQAADINDYKKFMVFNKNPKAQWLEDYKEPASVSKMI
- a CDS encoding COG1361 S-layer family protein — its product is MKLNLRHIFIMLIIIVSAVQVVSAEDDTSSSSTTSGTAYSYISVTSVEQDPEVLMYGDTGTITVTIKNTGSESVSIKRAELYTKDLNVLNDDAYDTVGYIGAGNEMQFTFTVKATSPDGIYYPRFYLDFTGSNSLSYSIPVKIGSTGLSISLTDAPEYYQEGKSDKITLTIGNPRENGVSGVSVCVKGDGITSTQSSHFIGSLDADSSSVVSFDVTPNTETDMIFEVTYYNGMNTHTSELSVPVVFGEDKKSANPVLNNVEITSSGSYQTISGDITNAGLEDAKSVVVTVKSPATAVDPYKSYVIGALEADDFSSFDVTFTSISGEIPILISYKDVDGNTYEKTVTVSSDSQSSKISGSSGSFEASGQNNARSGGGSGGMPGMGNMGSGLNSIPVFEILVVIIAGTGLFFAIRKGLFKKAVDLGREKSGMLKKR
- a CDS encoding ABC transporter ATP-binding protein, which gives rise to MSENPVIALENVTKIYSLPTDDVIALDNVSLEIFEGEFVAIMGPSGSGKSTLLNQVGCLDVPTSGNLYIDGKDVKTLNDDELTDLRRDKIGYIFQKFNLIPLLDLKENVEYPLILKNKKRDDTGYPQKLLEMVGLDSTRMFHRPNEISGGQQQRVAIARALVNSPKILLCDEPTGNLDSKTSVQIMEMLAELNRQGRTIVMVTHDDDTAKYAHRRIIFADGRIVG
- a CDS encoding ABC transporter permease, with the translated sequence MILDDIFFELSVRNVRLHFVRSVLAAIGIVIGVVAITSIGILGANMTLSITDELSKSGNIIMVSPGGGGGGMFGGGGDDEDEYITKKQLQKIEKAVSGGNATNTVIAMYSESDTITIGSKEGRSTIYGVDMAQVMDIVDVEDGSFPTTTSGVVVGPSLAERYDLKVGSRIKIGDEDESQTTVRVTGILEERGMSMDLNSDNAIVATEKWYTSFYGGEYEYDQVNIIVGDIDEIDILEDAIDHSVNYRVDEEDELRIQDSGSMVDTISSTINTIVMFMMAIGAISLVVAAVSIFNVMLMSVTERIKEIGILRSIGTRRSEIRRMFLYESAILGIIGSGIGAVLSFIGGYSLTYIMLGTTQYFFYPSSIMYVPIGMMIGVIICVISGVYPAWSAANMDPIDALRAD